A stretch of the Nicotiana tabacum cultivar K326 chromosome 6, ASM71507v2, whole genome shotgun sequence genome encodes the following:
- the LOC142181829 gene encoding uncharacterized protein LOC142181829 — MAFVYKGTRPVGGNFNEVLKSREIFGSNNISNSRSNHFWSCLNQYRLIDLGFKGSKYTWSNKRDTNRKDLILERLDRCFATDDWIESYPESSITHFPKTHSDQFPLLLSITNQNHIDHSRPLRLESMWCSHPDFPIIVQNSFNSTDDLLGDTNIFKVNVTTWNRLVFGNIFYKKNHILARLNGIQKSNAYPFSTFLQNLEANLQAKFSVILKREEDFWIKSRVSWLCEGDANTRFFHTTTLNRRKRNRILSLTDKVGNQITEPKLIRETTRGYFKNLFTTSHTSSTYKRCYSEGNPLVLTNSMRVSLDQPLKYSEIKKAMNCFKPLMALGPDGMHPFFYQKYLSILSTMSTIFSRRCSTPNHAPEVNKTLLCLIPKCHNATLLKSFGLCNTIYKLVIKIIVNRIKAFLQTIIEPSQAIFLSNRRATDNAIIVQ; from the coding sequence ATGGCCTTTGTTTATAAAGGTACTAGGCCTGTAGGAGGTAACTTCAATGAAGTCCTAAAATCCAGGGAAATATTTGGGAGCAACAACATTAGCAATAGTAGAAGCAATCATTTTTGGAGTTGTTTGAATCAGTATAGACTAATTGACCTAGGTTTCAAAGGCTCAAAGTATACTTGGTCTAATAAAAGAGACACTAACAGGAAAGACCTTATCTTAGAAAGGCTGGATAGGTGCTTTGCCACTGATGACTGGATTGAGTCATACCCAGAATCCTCTATTACCCACTTCCCCAAGACCCACTCTGACCAATTTCCTCTACTCCTAAGCATAACTAATCAAAACCATATTGATCATAGTAGGCCCTTAAGGCTAGAGTCTATGTGGTGTAGCCACCCTGACTTCCCAATCATTGTTCAAAATAGCTTCAACTCTACTGATGATCTGTTGGGGGACACCAACATTTTTAAGGTCAATGTGACCACCTGGAATAGGCTAGTGTTTGGCAACATCTTCTACAAGAAGAACCACATTCTAGCTAGGCTGAATGGTATTCAAAAATCTAATGCCTACCCTTTTAGCACCTTCCTTCAAAATTTAGAAGCAAATCTCCAAGCTAAATTCTCAGTTATCCTAAAAAGAGAAGAGGACTTTTGGATAAAATCCAGAGTCAGCTGGTTATGTGAAGGAGATGCTAATACTAGGTTCTTCCACACAACTACCCTCAacagaagaaagagaaatagGATTCTTAGTTTAACAGATAAGGTAGGTAACCAGATCACAGAACCTAAACTCATCAGGGAGACTACCAGGGGCTACTTTAAGAACCTCTTTACCACATCCCATACCTCATCCACCTACAAGAGATGTTACAGTGAGGGCAACCCACTAGTCCTTACTAATAGCATGAGGGTGTCCCTTGACCAACCTCTTAAGTACTCTGAAATCAAGAAAGCCATGAACTGTTTCAAGCCCCTTATGGCACTTGGACCTGATGGGATGCACCCTTTCTTCTACCAAAAATACTTGTCCATCCTATCTACCATGTCAACCATTTTTTCCAGAAGGTGTTCAACACCCAACCATGCCCCTGAAGTTAATAAGACCCTATTGTGTTTGATTCCTAAGTGCCATAATGCTACTTTGCTAAAGAGCTTTGGGCTATGCAACACTATATACAAACTTGTCATTAAAATAATAGTAAATAGGATCAAAGCATTCCTTCAGACAATTATTGAGCCATCTCAAGCCATTTTTCTCTCTAACAGAAGGGCTACTGATAATGCCATAATTGTTCAATAA